A region of Candidatus Eisenbacteria bacterium DNA encodes the following proteins:
- the fumC gene encoding class II fumarate hydratase — MNQTASGFRIEEDALGNVEVPADHLWGAQTERSHQNFPIGVDRYRWGRPVIRALGILKKCAALANGELGQLPGEKVDLIVRAAQEVIDGKLDGEFPLVVFQTGSGTQTNMNANEVIANRAIQLAGGAVGSKKPIHPNDDVNHSQSSNDTFPTIMHIATVEQLAGVLTPAIRTLRDTLDAKALRSSSIVMVGRTHLQDATPLTLGQVISGWVAQLDQALEGIDCALPGVCALAIGGTAVGTGLNAHPRFGEVAARKIAEETGKPFVSAPNKFAALSAHDAMVNVSAALRTLAGALMKVANDVRWYACGPRAGFAELRIPENEPGSSIMPGKINPTQCEALTMVAVQVFGNDHAVAFAGSQGNFQLNVYKPVILHNVLASTQLLAEGARSFNDRCAAGIAPNERRIREHLDGSLMLVTALNPHIGYEKSAQISLKAYREDLTLRAAALKLGFVTAEQFDEWVRPGDMTHPL; from the coding sequence ATGAACCAAACGGCGTCCGGTTTCCGAATCGAAGAGGACGCGCTCGGCAACGTGGAGGTGCCGGCCGATCACCTGTGGGGCGCCCAGACGGAACGGTCACACCAGAACTTTCCGATCGGTGTCGACCGCTACCGCTGGGGCCGCCCCGTCATCCGCGCGCTCGGCATCCTGAAGAAGTGCGCGGCGCTCGCCAACGGCGAGCTGGGCCAGCTGCCGGGCGAGAAGGTAGACCTCATCGTCCGCGCCGCGCAGGAGGTCATCGACGGGAAGCTCGACGGCGAATTCCCGCTCGTCGTGTTCCAGACCGGGTCGGGCACGCAGACGAACATGAACGCGAACGAAGTGATCGCGAATCGCGCGATCCAGCTCGCCGGTGGGGCGGTGGGGTCGAAGAAGCCGATCCATCCGAACGACGACGTGAACCACAGCCAGTCGTCCAACGACACCTTCCCGACCATCATGCACATCGCCACGGTCGAGCAGCTCGCTGGTGTGCTGACGCCCGCGATCCGGACGTTGCGGGACACGCTGGACGCCAAGGCCCTACGGTCCTCGAGCATCGTCATGGTCGGGCGGACGCATCTCCAGGACGCCACGCCGCTGACCCTCGGCCAGGTGATCTCCGGCTGGGTCGCGCAGCTCGATCAGGCGCTCGAGGGGATCGACTGCGCCCTGCCCGGCGTGTGTGCGCTCGCGATCGGTGGCACGGCGGTCGGCACCGGGCTCAACGCCCACCCACGCTTCGGCGAGGTGGCCGCGCGGAAGATCGCCGAGGAGACGGGCAAACCCTTCGTCTCGGCTCCGAACAAGTTCGCTGCACTGTCGGCGCACGATGCGATGGTGAACGTCAGCGCCGCACTCCGGACGCTCGCGGGCGCGCTCATGAAGGTCGCGAACGACGTGCGCTGGTACGCCTGCGGGCCCCGCGCCGGATTCGCAGAGCTCCGGATTCCGGAGAACGAGCCCGGTTCGTCGATCATGCCGGGGAAGATCAATCCGACGCAGTGCGAGGCGCTGACCATGGTCGCCGTGCAGGTGTTCGGGAACGACCATGCGGTGGCCTTCGCGGGGTCGCAGGGGAATTTCCAGCTGAACGTGTACAAGCCGGTCATCCTGCACAATGTCCTCGCGTCGACTCAATTGCTGGCCGAAGGTGCGCGCTCGTTCAACGACCGTTGCGCCGCCGGCATCGCCCCGAACGAACGGCGGATTCGCGAGCACCTCGACGGCTCACTGATGCTCGTGACCGCGCTCAACCCGCACATCGGCTACGAGAAGTCGGCGCAGATATCGCTCAAAGCCTACCGCGAGGACCTGACGCTGCGCGCCGCCGCGCTGAAGCTCGGCTTCGTCACGGCGGAGCAGTTCGACGAATGGGTACGGCCGGGGGACATGACGCACCCGCTCTGA